The following are encoded together in the Acipenser ruthenus chromosome 24, fAciRut3.2 maternal haplotype, whole genome shotgun sequence genome:
- the skor1a gene encoding SKI family transcriptional corepressor 1a isoform X1: protein MEAISSQLAAGRDSSSSPNSKPELQPFSGSSSLKPNQVSETMLYGVPIVCLVIDGQERLCLAQISNTLLKNYSYNEIHNRRVALGITCVQCTPVQLEILRRAGAMPISSRRCGMITKREAERLCKSFLGAHNPPKLPENFAFDVSHECAWGSRGNFIPARYNSSRAKCIKCSYCNMYFSPNKFIFHSHRTPEAKYTQPDAANFNSWRRHLKLSDKNSSDDLAHAWEDVKAMFNGGSRKRILPSSGSGGSSSLKPQGSNSITRGSPEVPHKTMRCEEERGSLSIGNGVRNYPVIPVPSKGFGMLQKIPPPLFPHPYGFPAFGLCQKKDDGIGIGEQNKTNLPGVFWPGAKDTLYPSFPMFWPAGGNFPVAPYPQTQPKPAVELLSARQSDVDAAEQSDRSTNTPKDSLADSERCSSTHSTRNEEDKSGDEARSTEGVSLTPRKISYISAFRPVVKDAESIAKLYGNREAYNGARSGYHSPDFMSESSSYRSVSPGVDSGDEPDVDVESNTRFPEDDESPPLSVEDRQSPALPILSQEGAEKIHEPLLEKATLQRESPRVPFSEPVSSDEERHSEAIAEASNSTATYEVYTHEREEHVQIPKNPSTFISGPNYICSPVKANELSKEDANSTEEDQELRKSYQDQGNVSHESPAGVDRGDDGGRSDMGRAQLIEKDIENMAKDELQKLLVEQMDLRKKLEREFQSLKDNFQDQMKRELSYREEMVQQLQIVRDTLCNELDQERKARYAIQQKLKDADSSALHRELLLQTAPSTAVMRDQNPRVPDTSTSHPLHV from the exons ATGGAGGCGATTTCCAGTCAGCTGGCAGCGGGAAGAGACTCCAGCTCTTCTCCCAACTCAAAACCGGAGCTCCAACCGTTCTCCGGATCGTCGTCTCTCAAGCCCAACCAAGTCAGCGAGACCATGCTGTATGGCGTTCCCATCGTTTGCTTGGTGATTGATGGCCAGGAAAGGCTCTGTCTGGCTCAGATTTCCAATACTTTACTGAAGAACTACAGCTACAATGAGATCCACAACCGGAGGGTGGCCCTGGGTATCACTTGTGTTCAGTGCACCCCTGTGCAGCTGGAGATACTGAGGCGCGCAGGAGCCATGCCCATTTCTTCCAGGCGCTGCGGCATGATCACCAAACGGGAAGCCGAAAGGCTCTGCAAATCGTTTCTCGGGGCGCACAATCCGCCCAAACTTCCCGAAAATTTCGCTTTTGATGTGTCTCACGAGTGCGCTTGGGGCAGTCGGGGAAACTTTATCCCGGCCAGGTACAACAGCTCTAGGGCCAAGTGCATTAAGTGCAGCTATTGCAATATGTATTTTTCTCCCAATAAGTTCATCTTCCATTCCCACCGCACTCCCGAAGCAAAGTACACCCAGCCGGACGCTGCAAACTTTAACTCTTGGAGGCGCCACCTGAAACTATCGGACAAAAACTCTTCCGATGACCTGGCCCACGCTTGGGAGGATGTGAAGGCCATGTTCAACGGGGGCAGCCGCAAGAGGATCCTGCCTTCAAGTGGGTCAGGCGGGTCCTCCTCCCTGAAACCACAGGGCTCCAACAGTATCACCAGGGGATCCCCAGAGGTCCCTCACAAAACCATGCGGTGCGAGGAGGAGAGAGGCAGTCTGAGCATAGGCAACGGAGTGCGAAACTACCCGGTCATACCTGTGCCCAGCAAAGGCTTTGGCATGCTGCAGAAGATTCCGCCTCCACTGTTCCCACACCCCTATGGTTTCCCAGCTTTCGGATTATGTCAAAAGAAAGACGATGGTATAGGAATTGGGGAGCAAAATAAGACCAACCTGCCCGGTGTGTTTTGGCCCGGCGCTAAAGACACTCTCTACCCATCTTTCCCCATGTTCTGGCCTGCAGGGGGGAACTTTCCCGTGGCCCCTTACCCGCAGACCCAACCGAAACCCGCGGTTGAACTCTTGAGCGCCCGGCAAAGCGACGTCGACGCGGCTGAGCAGAGCGACAGGAGCACCAACACCCCAAAAGACAGTTTAGCGGACAGCGAGAGGTGCTCCAGCACTCATTCCACCAGGAACGAAGAGGACAAGTCTGGGGATGAGGCCAGGTCTACCGAGGGAGTGTCCCTCACCCCCAGAAAGATAAGCTACATCTCTGCTTTCAGACCTGTGGTCAAAGACGCAGAGAGCATAGCCAAACTTTATGGAAACCGAGAGGCGTACAACGGAGCCCGCTCCGGGTACCACTCACCAGACTTTATGAGCGAGAGTTCCAGTTACAGGTCGGTGTCTCCGGGTGTGGACAGTGGGGACGAACCTGATGTGGACGTGGAGTCCAATACTAGGTTTCCTGAAGACGACGAGTCTCCCCCGCTGTCTGTCGAGGACAGGCAAAGCCCAGCACTGCCGATTCTTTCACAAGAAGGCGCGGAGAAGATCCACGAACCGCTGCTCGAAAAGGCTACCCTGCAGCGGGAAAGCCCAAGAGTGCCCTTCAGTGAACCCGTATCCTCAGACGAGGAGCGGCACAGCGAGGCCATCGCAGAGGCCAGCAACAGCACAGCAACTTATGAA GTGTATACACATGAAAGAGAAGAGCACGTGCAGATTCCGAAGAATCCGTCTACATTTATATCCGGACCCAACTACATATGCAGCCCTGTTAAGGCGAATG AACTAAGTAAGGAAGACGCTAATTCAACAGAAGAGGATCAGGAGTTAAGAAAATCTTATCAGGATCAAGGAAACGTCTCCCACGAAAGTCCCGCAGGTGTGGATAGAG GCGATGACGGGGGTCGAAGCGACATGGGGAGAGCCCAATTGATTGAGAAAGATATTGAAAACATGGCTAAAG ACGAGCTGCAGAAACTCCTCGTAGAACAGATGGACTTGAGGAAAAAGCTGGAGCGAGAATTTCAAAGTCTCAAAG ATAATTTTCAAGATCAAATGAAAAGGGAGTTGTCGTACAGAGAGGAGATGGTTCAACAACTCCAGATTGTCCGAG ATACTTTGTGTAACGAGCTGGATCAAGAGAGGAAGGCTCGGTATGCTATTCAACAAAAGCTAAAAG ATGCTGACTCCTCGGCACTGCACCGGGAACTGCTCCTTCAAACCGCCCCTTCTACCGCAGTGATGCGCGACCAGAACCCGCGAGTCCCTGACACGAGCACAAGCCATCCTCTACACGTGTAA
- the skor1a gene encoding SKI family transcriptional corepressor 1a isoform X3: protein MEAISSQLAAGRDSSSSPNSKPELQPFSGSSSLKPNQVSETMLYGVPIVCLVIDGQERLCLAQISNTLLKNYSYNEIHNRRVALGITCVQCTPVQLEILRRAGAMPISSRRCGMITKREAERLCKSFLGAHNPPKLPENFAFDVSHECAWGSRGNFIPARYNSSRAKCIKCSYCNMYFSPNKFIFHSHRTPEAKYTQPDAANFNSWRRHLKLSDKNSSDDLAHAWEDVKAMFNGGSRKRILPSSGSGGSSSLKPQGSNSITRGSPEVPHKTMRCEEERGSLSIGNGVRNYPVIPVPSKGFGMLQKIPPPLFPHPYGFPAFGLCQKKDDGIGIGEQNKTNLPGVFWPGAKDTLYPSFPMFWPAGGNFPVAPYPQTQPKPAVELLSARQSDVDAAEQSDRSTNTPKDSLADSERCSSTHSTRNEEDKSGDEARSTEGVSLTPRKISYISAFRPVVKDAESIAKLYGNREAYNGARSGYHSPDFMSESSSYRSVSPGVDSGDEPDVDVESNTRFPEDDESPPLSVEDRQSPALPILSQEGAEKIHEPLLEKATLQRESPRVPFSEPVSSDEERHSEAIAEASNSTATYEVYTHEREEHVQIPKNPSTFISGPNYICSPVKANELSKEDANSTEEDQELRKSYQDQGNVSHESPAGVDRGDDGGRSDMGRAQLIEKDIENMAKDELQKLLVEQMDLRKKLEREFQSLKDNFQDQMKRELSYREEMVQQLQIVRDTLCNELDQERKARYAIQQKLKAHDALHHFSCKMLTPRHCTGNCSFKPPLLPQ, encoded by the exons ATGGAGGCGATTTCCAGTCAGCTGGCAGCGGGAAGAGACTCCAGCTCTTCTCCCAACTCAAAACCGGAGCTCCAACCGTTCTCCGGATCGTCGTCTCTCAAGCCCAACCAAGTCAGCGAGACCATGCTGTATGGCGTTCCCATCGTTTGCTTGGTGATTGATGGCCAGGAAAGGCTCTGTCTGGCTCAGATTTCCAATACTTTACTGAAGAACTACAGCTACAATGAGATCCACAACCGGAGGGTGGCCCTGGGTATCACTTGTGTTCAGTGCACCCCTGTGCAGCTGGAGATACTGAGGCGCGCAGGAGCCATGCCCATTTCTTCCAGGCGCTGCGGCATGATCACCAAACGGGAAGCCGAAAGGCTCTGCAAATCGTTTCTCGGGGCGCACAATCCGCCCAAACTTCCCGAAAATTTCGCTTTTGATGTGTCTCACGAGTGCGCTTGGGGCAGTCGGGGAAACTTTATCCCGGCCAGGTACAACAGCTCTAGGGCCAAGTGCATTAAGTGCAGCTATTGCAATATGTATTTTTCTCCCAATAAGTTCATCTTCCATTCCCACCGCACTCCCGAAGCAAAGTACACCCAGCCGGACGCTGCAAACTTTAACTCTTGGAGGCGCCACCTGAAACTATCGGACAAAAACTCTTCCGATGACCTGGCCCACGCTTGGGAGGATGTGAAGGCCATGTTCAACGGGGGCAGCCGCAAGAGGATCCTGCCTTCAAGTGGGTCAGGCGGGTCCTCCTCCCTGAAACCACAGGGCTCCAACAGTATCACCAGGGGATCCCCAGAGGTCCCTCACAAAACCATGCGGTGCGAGGAGGAGAGAGGCAGTCTGAGCATAGGCAACGGAGTGCGAAACTACCCGGTCATACCTGTGCCCAGCAAAGGCTTTGGCATGCTGCAGAAGATTCCGCCTCCACTGTTCCCACACCCCTATGGTTTCCCAGCTTTCGGATTATGTCAAAAGAAAGACGATGGTATAGGAATTGGGGAGCAAAATAAGACCAACCTGCCCGGTGTGTTTTGGCCCGGCGCTAAAGACACTCTCTACCCATCTTTCCCCATGTTCTGGCCTGCAGGGGGGAACTTTCCCGTGGCCCCTTACCCGCAGACCCAACCGAAACCCGCGGTTGAACTCTTGAGCGCCCGGCAAAGCGACGTCGACGCGGCTGAGCAGAGCGACAGGAGCACCAACACCCCAAAAGACAGTTTAGCGGACAGCGAGAGGTGCTCCAGCACTCATTCCACCAGGAACGAAGAGGACAAGTCTGGGGATGAGGCCAGGTCTACCGAGGGAGTGTCCCTCACCCCCAGAAAGATAAGCTACATCTCTGCTTTCAGACCTGTGGTCAAAGACGCAGAGAGCATAGCCAAACTTTATGGAAACCGAGAGGCGTACAACGGAGCCCGCTCCGGGTACCACTCACCAGACTTTATGAGCGAGAGTTCCAGTTACAGGTCGGTGTCTCCGGGTGTGGACAGTGGGGACGAACCTGATGTGGACGTGGAGTCCAATACTAGGTTTCCTGAAGACGACGAGTCTCCCCCGCTGTCTGTCGAGGACAGGCAAAGCCCAGCACTGCCGATTCTTTCACAAGAAGGCGCGGAGAAGATCCACGAACCGCTGCTCGAAAAGGCTACCCTGCAGCGGGAAAGCCCAAGAGTGCCCTTCAGTGAACCCGTATCCTCAGACGAGGAGCGGCACAGCGAGGCCATCGCAGAGGCCAGCAACAGCACAGCAACTTATGAA GTGTATACACATGAAAGAGAAGAGCACGTGCAGATTCCGAAGAATCCGTCTACATTTATATCCGGACCCAACTACATATGCAGCCCTGTTAAGGCGAATG AACTAAGTAAGGAAGACGCTAATTCAACAGAAGAGGATCAGGAGTTAAGAAAATCTTATCAGGATCAAGGAAACGTCTCCCACGAAAGTCCCGCAGGTGTGGATAGAG GCGATGACGGGGGTCGAAGCGACATGGGGAGAGCCCAATTGATTGAGAAAGATATTGAAAACATGGCTAAAG ACGAGCTGCAGAAACTCCTCGTAGAACAGATGGACTTGAGGAAAAAGCTGGAGCGAGAATTTCAAAGTCTCAAAG ATAATTTTCAAGATCAAATGAAAAGGGAGTTGTCGTACAGAGAGGAGATGGTTCAACAACTCCAGATTGTCCGAG ATACTTTGTGTAACGAGCTGGATCAAGAGAGGAAGGCTCGGTATGCTATTCAACAAAAGCTAAAAG CTCACGATGCGCTTCACCATTTCTCCTGTAAGATGCTGACTCCTCGGCACTGCACCGGGAACTGCTCCTTCAAACCGCCCCTTCTACCGCAGTGA
- the skor1a gene encoding SKI family transcriptional corepressor 1a isoform X2 has translation MEAISSQLAAGRDSSSSPNSKPELQPFSGSSSLKPNQVSETMLYGVPIVCLVIDGQERLCLAQISNTLLKNYSYNEIHNRRVALGITCVQCTPVQLEILRRAGAMPISSRRCGMITKREAERLCKSFLGAHNPPKLPENFAFDVSHECAWGSRGNFIPARYNSSRAKCIKCSYCNMYFSPNKFIFHSHRTPEAKYTQPDAANFNSWRRHLKLSDKNSSDDLAHAWEDVKAMFNGGSRKRILPSSGSGGSSSLKPQGSNSITRGSPEVPHKTMRCEEERGSLSIGNGVRNYPVIPVPSKGFGMLQKIPPPLFPHPYGFPAFGLCQKKDDGIGIGEQNKTNLPGVFWPGAKDTLYPSFPMFWPAGGNFPVAPYPQTQPKPAVELLSARQSDVDAAEQSDRSTNTPKDSLADSERCSSTHSTRNEEDKSGDEARSTEGVSLTPRKISYISAFRPVVKDAESIAKLYGNREAYNGARSGYHSPDFMSESSSYRSVSPGVDSGDEPDVDVESNTRFPEDDESPPLSVEDRQSPALPILSQEGAEKIHEPLLEKATLQRESPRVPFSEPVSSDEERHSEAIAEASNSTATYEVYTHEREEHVQIPKNPSTFISGPNYICSPVKANELSKEDANSTEEDQELRKSYQDQGNVSHESPAGVDRGDDGGRSDMGRAQLIEKDIENMAKDELQKLLVEQMDLRKKLEREFQSLKDNFQDQMKRELSYREEMVQQLQIVRDTLCNELDQERKARYAIQQKLKEAHDALHHFSCKMLTPRHCTGNCSFKPPLLPQ, from the exons ATGGAGGCGATTTCCAGTCAGCTGGCAGCGGGAAGAGACTCCAGCTCTTCTCCCAACTCAAAACCGGAGCTCCAACCGTTCTCCGGATCGTCGTCTCTCAAGCCCAACCAAGTCAGCGAGACCATGCTGTATGGCGTTCCCATCGTTTGCTTGGTGATTGATGGCCAGGAAAGGCTCTGTCTGGCTCAGATTTCCAATACTTTACTGAAGAACTACAGCTACAATGAGATCCACAACCGGAGGGTGGCCCTGGGTATCACTTGTGTTCAGTGCACCCCTGTGCAGCTGGAGATACTGAGGCGCGCAGGAGCCATGCCCATTTCTTCCAGGCGCTGCGGCATGATCACCAAACGGGAAGCCGAAAGGCTCTGCAAATCGTTTCTCGGGGCGCACAATCCGCCCAAACTTCCCGAAAATTTCGCTTTTGATGTGTCTCACGAGTGCGCTTGGGGCAGTCGGGGAAACTTTATCCCGGCCAGGTACAACAGCTCTAGGGCCAAGTGCATTAAGTGCAGCTATTGCAATATGTATTTTTCTCCCAATAAGTTCATCTTCCATTCCCACCGCACTCCCGAAGCAAAGTACACCCAGCCGGACGCTGCAAACTTTAACTCTTGGAGGCGCCACCTGAAACTATCGGACAAAAACTCTTCCGATGACCTGGCCCACGCTTGGGAGGATGTGAAGGCCATGTTCAACGGGGGCAGCCGCAAGAGGATCCTGCCTTCAAGTGGGTCAGGCGGGTCCTCCTCCCTGAAACCACAGGGCTCCAACAGTATCACCAGGGGATCCCCAGAGGTCCCTCACAAAACCATGCGGTGCGAGGAGGAGAGAGGCAGTCTGAGCATAGGCAACGGAGTGCGAAACTACCCGGTCATACCTGTGCCCAGCAAAGGCTTTGGCATGCTGCAGAAGATTCCGCCTCCACTGTTCCCACACCCCTATGGTTTCCCAGCTTTCGGATTATGTCAAAAGAAAGACGATGGTATAGGAATTGGGGAGCAAAATAAGACCAACCTGCCCGGTGTGTTTTGGCCCGGCGCTAAAGACACTCTCTACCCATCTTTCCCCATGTTCTGGCCTGCAGGGGGGAACTTTCCCGTGGCCCCTTACCCGCAGACCCAACCGAAACCCGCGGTTGAACTCTTGAGCGCCCGGCAAAGCGACGTCGACGCGGCTGAGCAGAGCGACAGGAGCACCAACACCCCAAAAGACAGTTTAGCGGACAGCGAGAGGTGCTCCAGCACTCATTCCACCAGGAACGAAGAGGACAAGTCTGGGGATGAGGCCAGGTCTACCGAGGGAGTGTCCCTCACCCCCAGAAAGATAAGCTACATCTCTGCTTTCAGACCTGTGGTCAAAGACGCAGAGAGCATAGCCAAACTTTATGGAAACCGAGAGGCGTACAACGGAGCCCGCTCCGGGTACCACTCACCAGACTTTATGAGCGAGAGTTCCAGTTACAGGTCGGTGTCTCCGGGTGTGGACAGTGGGGACGAACCTGATGTGGACGTGGAGTCCAATACTAGGTTTCCTGAAGACGACGAGTCTCCCCCGCTGTCTGTCGAGGACAGGCAAAGCCCAGCACTGCCGATTCTTTCACAAGAAGGCGCGGAGAAGATCCACGAACCGCTGCTCGAAAAGGCTACCCTGCAGCGGGAAAGCCCAAGAGTGCCCTTCAGTGAACCCGTATCCTCAGACGAGGAGCGGCACAGCGAGGCCATCGCAGAGGCCAGCAACAGCACAGCAACTTATGAA GTGTATACACATGAAAGAGAAGAGCACGTGCAGATTCCGAAGAATCCGTCTACATTTATATCCGGACCCAACTACATATGCAGCCCTGTTAAGGCGAATG AACTAAGTAAGGAAGACGCTAATTCAACAGAAGAGGATCAGGAGTTAAGAAAATCTTATCAGGATCAAGGAAACGTCTCCCACGAAAGTCCCGCAGGTGTGGATAGAG GCGATGACGGGGGTCGAAGCGACATGGGGAGAGCCCAATTGATTGAGAAAGATATTGAAAACATGGCTAAAG ACGAGCTGCAGAAACTCCTCGTAGAACAGATGGACTTGAGGAAAAAGCTGGAGCGAGAATTTCAAAGTCTCAAAG ATAATTTTCAAGATCAAATGAAAAGGGAGTTGTCGTACAGAGAGGAGATGGTTCAACAACTCCAGATTGTCCGAG ATACTTTGTGTAACGAGCTGGATCAAGAGAGGAAGGCTCGGTATGCTATTCAACAAAAGCTAAAAG AAGCTCACGATGCGCTTCACCATTTCTCCTGTAAGATGCTGACTCCTCGGCACTGCACCGGGAACTGCTCCTTCAAACCGCCCCTTCTACCGCAGTGA
- the skor1a gene encoding SKI family transcriptional corepressor 1a isoform X5 yields the protein MEAISSQLAAGRDSSSSPNSKPELQPFSGSSSLKPNQVSETMLYGVPIVCLVIDGQERLCLAQISNTLLKNYSYNEIHNRRVALGITCVQCTPVQLEILRRAGAMPISSRRCGMITKREAERLCKSFLGAHNPPKLPENFAFDVSHECAWGSRGNFIPARYNSSRAKCIKCSYCNMYFSPNKFIFHSHRTPEAKYTQPDAANFNSWRRHLKLSDKNSSDDLAHAWEDVKAMFNGGSRKRILPSSGSGGSSSLKPQGSNSITRGSPEVPHKTMRCEEERGSLSIGNGVRNYPVIPVPSKGFGMLQKIPPPLFPHPYGFPAFGLCQKKDDGIGIGEQNKTNLPGVFWPGAKDTLYPSFPMFWPAGGNFPVAPYPQTQPKPAVELLSARQSDVDAAEQSDRSTNTPKDSLADSERCSSTHSTRNEEDKSGDEARSTEGVSLTPRKISYISAFRPVVKDAESIAKLYGNREAYNGARSGYHSPDFMSESSSYRSVSPGVDSGDEPDVDVESNTRFPEDDESPPLSVEDRQSPALPILSQEGAEKIHEPLLEKATLQRESPRVPFSEPVSSDEERHSEAIAEASNSTATYEVYTHEREEHVQIPKNPSTFISGPNYICSPVKANELSKEDANSTEEDQELRKSYQDQGNVSHESPAGVDRGDDGGRSDMGRAQLIEKDIENMAKDTLCNELDQERKARYAIQQKLKEAHDALHHFSCKMLTPRHCTGNCSFKPPLLPQ from the exons ATGGAGGCGATTTCCAGTCAGCTGGCAGCGGGAAGAGACTCCAGCTCTTCTCCCAACTCAAAACCGGAGCTCCAACCGTTCTCCGGATCGTCGTCTCTCAAGCCCAACCAAGTCAGCGAGACCATGCTGTATGGCGTTCCCATCGTTTGCTTGGTGATTGATGGCCAGGAAAGGCTCTGTCTGGCTCAGATTTCCAATACTTTACTGAAGAACTACAGCTACAATGAGATCCACAACCGGAGGGTGGCCCTGGGTATCACTTGTGTTCAGTGCACCCCTGTGCAGCTGGAGATACTGAGGCGCGCAGGAGCCATGCCCATTTCTTCCAGGCGCTGCGGCATGATCACCAAACGGGAAGCCGAAAGGCTCTGCAAATCGTTTCTCGGGGCGCACAATCCGCCCAAACTTCCCGAAAATTTCGCTTTTGATGTGTCTCACGAGTGCGCTTGGGGCAGTCGGGGAAACTTTATCCCGGCCAGGTACAACAGCTCTAGGGCCAAGTGCATTAAGTGCAGCTATTGCAATATGTATTTTTCTCCCAATAAGTTCATCTTCCATTCCCACCGCACTCCCGAAGCAAAGTACACCCAGCCGGACGCTGCAAACTTTAACTCTTGGAGGCGCCACCTGAAACTATCGGACAAAAACTCTTCCGATGACCTGGCCCACGCTTGGGAGGATGTGAAGGCCATGTTCAACGGGGGCAGCCGCAAGAGGATCCTGCCTTCAAGTGGGTCAGGCGGGTCCTCCTCCCTGAAACCACAGGGCTCCAACAGTATCACCAGGGGATCCCCAGAGGTCCCTCACAAAACCATGCGGTGCGAGGAGGAGAGAGGCAGTCTGAGCATAGGCAACGGAGTGCGAAACTACCCGGTCATACCTGTGCCCAGCAAAGGCTTTGGCATGCTGCAGAAGATTCCGCCTCCACTGTTCCCACACCCCTATGGTTTCCCAGCTTTCGGATTATGTCAAAAGAAAGACGATGGTATAGGAATTGGGGAGCAAAATAAGACCAACCTGCCCGGTGTGTTTTGGCCCGGCGCTAAAGACACTCTCTACCCATCTTTCCCCATGTTCTGGCCTGCAGGGGGGAACTTTCCCGTGGCCCCTTACCCGCAGACCCAACCGAAACCCGCGGTTGAACTCTTGAGCGCCCGGCAAAGCGACGTCGACGCGGCTGAGCAGAGCGACAGGAGCACCAACACCCCAAAAGACAGTTTAGCGGACAGCGAGAGGTGCTCCAGCACTCATTCCACCAGGAACGAAGAGGACAAGTCTGGGGATGAGGCCAGGTCTACCGAGGGAGTGTCCCTCACCCCCAGAAAGATAAGCTACATCTCTGCTTTCAGACCTGTGGTCAAAGACGCAGAGAGCATAGCCAAACTTTATGGAAACCGAGAGGCGTACAACGGAGCCCGCTCCGGGTACCACTCACCAGACTTTATGAGCGAGAGTTCCAGTTACAGGTCGGTGTCTCCGGGTGTGGACAGTGGGGACGAACCTGATGTGGACGTGGAGTCCAATACTAGGTTTCCTGAAGACGACGAGTCTCCCCCGCTGTCTGTCGAGGACAGGCAAAGCCCAGCACTGCCGATTCTTTCACAAGAAGGCGCGGAGAAGATCCACGAACCGCTGCTCGAAAAGGCTACCCTGCAGCGGGAAAGCCCAAGAGTGCCCTTCAGTGAACCCGTATCCTCAGACGAGGAGCGGCACAGCGAGGCCATCGCAGAGGCCAGCAACAGCACAGCAACTTATGAA GTGTATACACATGAAAGAGAAGAGCACGTGCAGATTCCGAAGAATCCGTCTACATTTATATCCGGACCCAACTACATATGCAGCCCTGTTAAGGCGAATG AACTAAGTAAGGAAGACGCTAATTCAACAGAAGAGGATCAGGAGTTAAGAAAATCTTATCAGGATCAAGGAAACGTCTCCCACGAAAGTCCCGCAGGTGTGGATAGAG GCGATGACGGGGGTCGAAGCGACATGGGGAGAGCCCAATTGATTGAGAAAGATATTGAAAACATGGCTAAAG ATACTTTGTGTAACGAGCTGGATCAAGAGAGGAAGGCTCGGTATGCTATTCAACAAAAGCTAAAAG AAGCTCACGATGCGCTTCACCATTTCTCCTGTAAGATGCTGACTCCTCGGCACTGCACCGGGAACTGCTCCTTCAAACCGCCCCTTCTACCGCAGTGA